In Halobacteria archaeon AArc-dxtr1, the sequence CGGGTGGTCGATCTCCATCTCGGAGAGGATCGTGACGCCGTCGTTGGTGACGACGACTCCGCCCGTCGAGTCGACGAGCATCTTGTCCATCCCCTTCGGGCCGAGCGTGGTGCGGACGGACTCGGCGACTGCCTTGCCGGCCGTGATGTTCATCGACTGTGCGTCCTTGCCAGACGTGCGCTGGCTGTCGTCGGAAAGTACGATGAGGGGCTGGTTACCCATCTGCTGAGCCATAGTCAAGGGGAAGATTGATTGTTATTCTATATAAGTGTTTTCGTCTCGGTCGAGGGCGAATCGCCGGACTGAGTCGATGTCACACACCCTCAGCCGACGAGCAGTGAGGGTCAACAAAAGGGGAAACGACGGAAAGTTCGTGTGTAGCAATACCGCTCGCAGAGAGTCAGCTTTCGCCGCCGGGGAACCGGTGGTACTGCATCCCCTGGTGTTTCATCTCGTTGTGTCGCTCCTCTAAGAACGAGTAGACCGAGCCGTGGGGGGCGCCGTCTAGAAGCATCTCGGCTGCGGTCCTGGCGGCGTCGACTTCCGGGGGCGTCCCGATGATACCGAACGTCGAGCCATAGATGACGACCGAAGCGCCCGACAGCTCTTCCATCAGCTCTCGGGTTCGGCCGTTCTCGCCGATCAACCGTCCCTTCTTGCGTTTCATGTCGTTTGTGTTCCGGGCGGCGGCGTCGATATCGACGAGGTCGAACAGCATCATTTCGTCGTCTAACAGCCGGAGGGCGTCTTCGGGCGGGAAGCCGCGACCGATCGCGCGGACGACGTCAGGGCCTTTGAGGCCGAGTACCGGGTCGCCGACGGTTTCGATCGCGACCGACCCGTTCTCGGAGTCGATGTCGAGACGGACCTCGGCTTCCGCCTCGATCTTGCGCATCGTCTCGCCTCCTTCGCCGATGAGAACGCCGATGCGGTCCTGCGGAATCTTCACGTGCTGCATGTACATCCGTACTCCCCGCGGGGGCAAAAGCCCTTGGAACGGTGTGTAAGGAGTGTGCGAAGGGATCTCTGTCGAGACGATAACGGGCAGTAAATCAGCGAGGCGATGAGGGGGAAGCGAGAGTCAGTCGGCGACTGAACGAAATCGCACCGTCTCCGCGCGGGTGTCGAGGATCGCCACAGTTCGGTGTTCGTCGGGGACGGTACCGAAGTGGGCACCGGGATTGAGTAGCGTCGTCCGGCCGTCTTCTGTTAGTTCACGCTCGTGGTGGTGACCGAAGCAGACGTAGTCGAAGCTGTCAGCGGCCGCGAGCGCCTCGACCTCGGCGCGGGACTCGCCGTGGAGGACAGCCACCGAGAGGCCGTCGAACTCGAGGGCTGCAAAGCGGCCGTGGAGTTCGCTTCCCCGCCCAAGAGAGTCGAACGCGGCGTGGAGTCCCGCGATCTCGCCGTCGTTGTTTCCGAGGACGCCATGGAGTTCGAAGCCGTCGAACGCCGAGAGCAGCGGGGGCGCGACGAAGTCGCCACAGTGGATGACGACGGAGACGCCCGCCTCCGAAAACAGCTCTGCGGCGCGCTCGGCCGCCGCGACGTTGTCGTGGGTATCGGAAATGATGCCGGCGTGCATGGTTGACAGCGCGGGGGCGAGACAGAAATGTGTTCGGGGCTGCCAGGTTTTCGGTCGGTGAAAAGATAGCGCCGAATCCATACCCGATGAGGGGTCGCCGCGTTCGATTCGGTTCGGTTAGTCTCGCGACGGATCCGGCTCTGGATCCGTAACGAACTCAAGGAGGTCGTCTTCGGTCGTCTCGAGTCCCTGGCGAGAAAAGAAGGCCGCGACGTTCCGACAGTCTCGCTCCAGGAAGTCCCGACTGTTGGGGTGGTGGACCGTGACCGCCTGTCCGAGGTCGATGACGACGAGTTGGCCCTCGTCCTCGTCGAAGACGACGTTGTACTCACTCAGGTCTCCGTGGATGAGACCGGCCGCGTAGAGTCGGCGCATGTACTCGCGCATGACCTCGTAGGCGGTCTGTGGGTTCTCGATGTGAACCTCGCCGAGGCGCTTTGCGCGGCCATCGTCGCCGCCGATATACTCCATTACGAGGACGTTTCGCTCGGTTGCGATCGGCTCCGGAACCCGAACTCCGGCCGCTGCGGCCCGCCGAAGGTTCGCTAGCTCCTTTTTGGTCCACGCGAGGACGACGTCTTTCTTTTTGCCACCCAGCCCTTCGAAGCGTGGATCCCCCTCCAGATAGTCACGCATCTGCCGGAAGTTCGAGGCGTTAATCCGGTAGACCTTCACGGCGACCGTCGTCTCGTCCGGCCCCAGGGCCTGGTAGACGTTTGCCTCCTTGCCCGTCGAGAGGGGGCCGCCGAACGCCTCGACGTGGCCGTCCTGAACGAGTTTGTACAGCGCAGCGAGCGTCGCGTCGTCGAACACCGACTGCTCGACTTTGAACTGATCGGCGTCTTTGATCCGTTCTTCGAACTGCTCGAATTTGCGGTCGCGCTTGCGGGCGATCCGGTCGGCCTCGGTATCCGAGACGTCGATCTCTTCCCACTCGTCGCCCAGCGTGTCGACCTCCTCGGGGTCGACCAGATCGAACTCCGATACCTCGTCCATCTATCCTCCGTAGGGGTCCAAGGCGCTAAAGGGCTGGGTATCACTGACCGGCCCAGATCGACGCCGTAGCGCCCGAACCCGGCGGTCGCAGTTGCCGCCTCCAGCCTTTTGCCGTCGCGTTCCCTACCGACACCATGTCCGAATGGTTGACGCGAACGGCGACGAGGCTCGACCCATGACCCAGTATGACGTCACCCTGGAGTGGCCGGACGGCCGAACCGAGACGGTCGCGGTCGATCCGCGGGAAACGGTACTCGAGGTGGGGCTGCGAGAGGGGATCCGGTTGCCCTACGACTGTCGAAAGGGGACCTGCATCACCTGCGTCGGTCGGGTTCTCGCGGTCGGTGAGGACGATACCGGCGCGAGCGACGTGGTCGACACAGTCGACTCAAGCGCCGCAGTCAACGCCGCTGACGCATTCGACTACCGACGCCAGCCCAGAGCTCTCACGGAACGTGAGCGGAGGGACGGCTACGTCCTGTTGTGCATCGCGGTGCCACGAGCCGACTGTCACGTCCAGGTCGGTCCGATGGTTCGTGCCGAGGTCGGCGACAGTCCCTGGAGCTAGACCACACTTATCACGTGCGGGAAGGCGGCCACTCACTGCGCGACGACGGTAACGTTAACGGGACCGCACCGCAACCCTCGAGCAACGAATGTCTCTCGCCGACGAGGATGCGGACGACAATCCCTACCTCAGCGATCCGCCGACGACCTTCGAGCCGGTCGACGAACTCACGGAAGCCGAGGCTCGCGAACAGGTCGAGTTGCTCCGAGAAGCGATCCGCGAACACGACCGCCGATACTACGTCGAGAGCGATCCACTCATCGCCGATCGAACCTACGACGCGCTGTTCGCGCGCCTGCAGGAACTCGAGGACGCGTTCGAACTCACCCACCCAGACAGCCCGACCAGAAGCGTTGGCGGCGAGCCGATCGAGGCGTTCGAGACCGTCGAGCACGTCGCACCGATGCTCTCGATCCCGCAGTCGGGGGAGGCAGCGGACGTCCGAGAGTTCGATGAGCGTGTGTGTCGGGAGTTGGCGGCGAGCAACGAAGCGAACGGAACCGAGCTTCAGTACGTCTGCGAGCCAAAGTTCGACGGCATCTCGGTTGCGTTCGTCTACCAGGACGGCCGACTCGTGCGCGCTGTGACGCGCGGAGACGGTCGAGAAGGTGACGACGTCACGCGAAACGCGCGAACGATCGGCTCGGTCCCGCAGAAACTCCACGGAGAGTACCCCGAGTTCCTGACGGTCCGCGGCGAGGTCTACATGCCGAAAGACGCTTTCCAGGCGCACAACCGCGAGCGGATCGAACGAGGTGAGGAACCCTTCGCCAATCCGCGGAACGCGACCGCGGGGACGATCCGCCAGCTCGATCCGTCGGTCGTCGCACAGCGTCCACTCGAGGTCTTCTTCTTCGACGTGCTGGACGCGAGCGAGGTCGCGGAGAGCCACCGCGAGGCGTTAGCGCAGTTTCCCGACTGGGGGTTGCGGGTGACCGATCGCGTCGAGGTGGCCGCGTCGATCGACGAGGCGATCGCCTACCGGGACGACCTGCTCGACGCGCGCGACGACCTCCCCTACGAGATCGACGGCGTGGTGATCAAAGTCGACGATCGTGACGCCCGCGAGGAGCTGGGTCAGACCGCAAGACACGATCGCTGGGCGTTCGCCTACAAGTTCCCAGCCCGCGCAGAGGTGACGATGATTCAAGATGTGGCAGTACAGGTAGGTCGGACCGGCCGGCTTACGCCGGTTGCGCTGCTCGATCCGGTGGACGTCGGTGGGGTGACGGTTTCGCGGGCGAGCCTGCACAATCCCGCGGAGATCGCCGAAAAGGACGTCGGCGTCGGAGATACGGTTCGCGTCCAGCGGGCGGGTGACGTGATTCCGTACGTCGAGGAAGTGGTCGAGAAGGGAAGCGATGGCCACTACGAGCTACCGGCGACCTGCCCCATCTGTGAGAGTGCAATCGAGCGCGATGGCCCCCTCGCGTACTGTACGGGTGGACTGGCCTGTGACGCCCAGCTCCGCCGATCGGTCGAGTACTACGCGGGAGACGACGGCCTCGACCTCGAGGGAGTCGGCGAGCAGAGCGTCCGCCAGCTGGTCGACGCGGGACTCGTCTCCGAGGTGGCGGATCTCTACGAGCTGACCGAAGCGGAGCTAACTGCGCTCGAGGGGTGGGGTGAAACGAGCGCCGAAAACCTGCTCGCGGAGATCGAAGCCAGCCGGGAGCCCGATCTGGCCGACTTCCTCTCGGCGCTTGGCATTCCCCACGTCGGACCGGCGACGGCCCGCGAACTGGCCCGCGAGTTCGGGACGTTCGCGGCGTTTCGGGTGGTTGCAGAGGACGAGCCCGAGCAACTTGAGGGGGTCGACGATGTCGGCGAAACCGTCGCCGAGACGATCCACGACTTCTTCGCAAGCGAGGCCAACGCGGCGGCGGTCGACGCCGTGCTCGAACACGTCTCGCCCACGGAGGCGGAGACGGAACATGGCGGTGACGAACTCGACGGGCTGACGTTCGTCTTCACCGGCAGTCTGGAGGGAATGACGCGAGGGGAGGCCCAGGAACTCGTCGAGAGCCACGGTGCAAACGCCACGGGAAGCGTCTCGGGGAACACGGATTATCTGGTCGCTGGAGAGAGTCCGGGTACGACGAAACTCGAGGATGCCGAGGAAAACGGTGTGGCAATTCTGGAGGAGAGCGAATTTCGAGAGCTACTCACGGAAGCAGGGCTCGAGGCGGAATAAACCAATAGTGGCGAAACCGGACCCGAATGCCTAGAGGTCGACTCGGTCGAATCGGTAGAGCGCGATCGCGAGCGGGACGACGATCCACAGCAGTAGAATAATAAAGGAGAACCAGTCTTGGAGGTAGAACGGCACTTGGCCGTCCGGAAACCACACCTCGGGGTAGTTCGTGCCGAGCTCGTCCCCACCGGTGGAACTGAGGAATGCGAGTGTGTTCTGGAACGCATTCCCCGGATCGACCATATCGACGAACAAGGCCCAATCCGGGAGCCGCTCGTTTTGCAGTACCTCCGTCGTTCCGTCTGGAAGCTCGACTTCCTGGGTGTAAGCGACGCCGTCGATCGTCCCTCGGCCCATCAACATGTCCAGTGCCACCATGATTGCGTTCCAGACGATGTAAAACAGGACGAAGATGCCGAACATCGCGGCGCCGGCGATCGTCGTCGACTTCGTAAGGGAAGACAGCGAGACAGCAATGCTCGTGTACGCGACGGCGTAGAGGATCGACATCGCGAGAAGCGCGACGTAATCACCGATGTCGAATCCGCCGAGCACCACGGCGACGACGACGGCCGCGAGCACGAAGCCGATGACAAGCGAGAACGAAAGGACGGCCGATCGGCCGACGAGTTTACCGAGAATAACGTCCTTTCGGGAGTGAGGAAGCGAGAGTAACACTTTGATGCTTCCAGACTCTCGCTCGCCAGCGATCGCTTTCCAGCCGAGAATCAGTGCGATCAGTGGAATAACGAGCCGTGTGATCTGACTCACGAGAAGGACAAGCGCTTCCGTAGTGGCATCGGCTTGGACGAGATCATCTGCACCGAAATACGAGATCAAGCCCGTTATACCGGCAAGGAGCATGAAAAAGAAGATGCTTAGCCCCCAGAAGGTCCAGGAGCGAATGGCATCCTGAAAGTCCTTCTTTGCGATTGCACGAACGCTATCCAGATTGATCGAACTCGGCGCGGTGGATGACGAGGCGACACCGGTGTCGGATTCTGTACTCATGCACGCACCCCCGTGGTGTACGACTGGAAGACGTCGTCGAGAGAGGCTTCCTCCGTCCGGAAGTCACGGACTTCGAGTCCCTGTGACTCGATTTCGTTTAGAACTGCGGTCTTCGAACCGTTGCACTCGACGACGAGGGTGGGACCACTCTCGTCCGTACTGACGCTTCCCACCTCCGAGAGTTGTCGGACAGCGGTGGTGGCGTCATCGTCAAGTCGGTCGACACTGATTCGCAGTATCGTCCCGCCGCTCATCGAATCGCGAAGCCCTTCGACCGTATCGGTCGCGACCATCTCCCCGTCCCGAAGGATGCCGACGCGGTCACAGACGGCCTCGACTTGCTCCATGATGTGACTCGAGAAGAAAATGGTCGCGCCGCGGGCGTTCTCCTCGCGGACGATCTCGCGCATCTCGCGTGCGCCGTTGGGATCGAGGCCCGTCGAGGGCTCGTCTAGGATGAGCAACTCCGGCTCGCCGACCAGCGCCATCGCGAGGAGGAGTCGCTGGGACATCCCCTTCGAGTAGCCGCCGGCTTTTCGGTCGGCTGCGTCGGCGATACCGACGCGCTCGAGGAGCGCGTCTGGATCGTCGTCGACACCTTTCGAGTCGATCGTAAACTCGAGGTGCTGACGGCCAGTGAGGCGGTCGTAGGTTTCGGCACCCTCCGGAAGGACACCGGTTCGCTGACGGATCTCCCGGCTGTGCGTCTGGGCGTCGAGTCCGAGGACGCTCGCGTCGCCGGCAGTCGGTCGAGCGAAGTCGAGCAAAATGTTGATCGTCGTCGACTTGCCGGCGCCGTTGGGCCCCAAAAACCCGAACACCTCGCCCTCCTCGACTTGGAACGAGAGGTCGTCGAGCGCGAGCGTGTCCCCGAAGGACTTGGTCAGAGTAGTTGCCTCTATCGCGGTCATACTCGCCACCAGTCACTGTCACCAGATAAGGGTTTTCCACGAGTTTCTGGCCTGGAACAAAGTTGGGTGGTTAGGGAGCTTTCAGGTTGATTCCGGCGGAAAGAGTCTATCGAGCGTCCCGATGGCTGCTACAGTTCGTCGTCAGGATCGTACTGCTCGGCGGTCCGTTCGGCCTCCGTGGCGTACTGTTCGCGTGTGGACTCGTCGGGAACCGATTCGAGCTGGGCAGACTCGACGTCGACGGCTGCGGTCACCGGCGAACCGGTCTGTAACGACATCGCCGAGCGCTCGCGTTGTTGGTACTGCGAACCGTCCGGGGTGGCGTAGACGATCGTCACAAGATTGCGCGCGTCGAAGCTCCGTTCGACCAGCCAGCATCGAACCGTATCGTCGTCCATAGGTGGTGTTTCGGGTCGAACACCGAGAAAGTGTGGGCTGGTGATTTTGTGGGCTGGTGATCTGCGCGAAAGTGGGGCATGAACGCCAAGAGTCGACCCGAAACGAACCCCGCGGAAGCAACCCAAAACGAACCCTGAGGAGTCAACCTGAAACGCCTCGGCGCCGTAGGGCGGGCGATGAACGCCGACGCGGTTCGCGAGCGTGCCCGATCGGCACCGCAAGAGCCCGGCGTCTACCAGTTTCGGGCCGACGGGAGTACATTGTACGTGGGAAAGGCGGTCGACCTCCGAAGTCGACTACAATCGTACGCGAGCCCGCGAAGCGCGAGGATCGCCCGGATGGTCGATCGTGCCGAGACAGTCGAGATCGCGGTGACCGATACCGAGACACAGGCGCTACTTCTGGAAGCGAACCTGATCAAACGCCACCAGCCGCGGTACAACGTCCGGCTGAAAGACGACAAATCGTACCCGATGGTCCAGCTGACGGATCACGAGGCGCCACGAATCGAGGTGACGCGCGATCCCGCGGAGTCGGCGACGATTTTTGGACCGTACACGAGCAAGAAGCGAGTCGAGACGGTCGTGAAGGCGCTCCGAGAGACATACGGGGTTCGTGGGTGTTCGAACCACAAATACGCGGGACGAGATCGTCCCTGCCTCGACTACGAGATGGGACTGTGTACGGCGCCCTGTACGCATGAAATCGACCTCGACGAGTACGTGGCTGACGTCGCGGCCGTCGAAGGATTCCTCGAGGGCGAAACTGGGATTCTGGCAGATCCGCTGCGACAGGAGATGGAGGCAGCCGCAGCAAATCAGGAGTTCGAACGCGCTGCAAACCTGCGAGATCGGCTAGGGGCCGTACGCACGTTCCACGAAGGCGGTGGCGAGGCTGTCCAATCGACCGGCGAGGAACGAACGGTAGACGTGCTGGGTGTCGCAATCGAAGGCGAGAGCGCAACGGTAGCGCGACTTCGCTCGGAGGACGGCAAACTCGTCGAGCGCGATCGACACGTGGTCGAGGTACCAACCAACGAAGACAGATCTCAGGGGGCCGTTAGGGAGGTCCTTGCATCGTTTTTGGTCCAGTACTACGCCGAGCGTGATCTTCCGAGGGCGTTGTTGCTTCCCGAACACCACGGTGACGACGAAGTGTCGGAGTGGCTCGAGGCAGAGGGTGTCTCCGCGCGGGTCCCAGGTGCAGGGCGTGAGGCAACGCTCGTCGAACTCGCGCTGAAGAACGCACGCCGAAACGTCGGACAGAGAGACGAGTGTGGCGCACTCGCCGAGGCGCTCGATCTCGATGCGGCGAATCGTATCGAGGGATTCGACGTGAGCCACGCCCAGGGGACGGCGGCGGTCGGGAGCAACGTCGTCTTCGTCGACGGAAGCGCAGAGACGGCCGCTTATCGGCGAAAACGTCTCGACGATCAAAATGACGATTACGCGAACATGCGGTCGCTGGTCGCGTGGCGAGCTCGCCGAGCACTGACCGGACGCGACGAACGACCAGATCCCGACCTGCTCCTGATTGACGGCGGTTCGGGGCAGGTATCGGCCGCTTGCGACGCACTCGAAACGGAGGGATGGGACGTCCCAATCATCGGGTTAGCGAAGGCTGAAGAGCGCGTGGTGACTCCAACACGCGAGGTATCGTGGGCGTCGGATGCCCCACAGCTGCATCTATGCCAGCGGGTGCGAGATGAGGCACACCGGTTTGCCGTTCAGTACCACCAGACGCTGCGAGACGAGGTGAAAACGGTGTTAGACGACATTCCTGGGGTGGGTCCGGAAACCCGAAACCGTCTCCTCGGCCGGTTTGGAAGTGTAGCAAACGTTCGCGAGGCCACGCTCGAGGAACTCACGACTGTCCGTGGTGTCGGGGAAAAAACTGCCCAAACACTGCAACAGCGGCTATGACGGATAGGGTCGATACTGACTAAAACTCAACGGGTCGATACTGACTACAACCGGTGCAGTAGCTGCGGTATCTCGAGTTGAAATGAGGGGGTTTCCCTAGAGAATACTAGTGATACTAGTTCACAGGTAGAAAAATCATTACACGTACAACCGTCCACCATTACCATGGTCGGCAGACTCGTGGTGTGGCGAGACCGGCTGAATCAGTATTCGGTATCCTCACTCGAAACCGTAGAGAACACCCCCACCCCTTCGTTTCAAGTGGAGATGCCAGAGAGAGTAGGGCGCAAAAGAGCGAGAGTGGAGATAGATTCCGTGTCGAGCGATTAGAGAGAGGAGATACTGATAGTAGAGAACCGATAGCTGCTGATATCGGTACCTAGTAACTGAGTGTCGCTATAGCAAATAATCTAGTTAACTCTAGGGATAACCTAAACAACCCTAGTAACTAGTCTCTTTTGCTAGTGCTGCGGATATTGTTTCTACCCTATTCATATAAACCTTCCTGTCGTAAAAATCACCCCCTACCCCCTCCCCCTCCTCCACTGTTCCAGTGGAAACGAAGGGGTGGGGGGGTCACTCCAATTGTTCTTTTCGAGCAGGCATCTCTCAACTGGTCGTGATCTCTCATCTGATCAGTTCGTCCCAACCAAACAGCAGTTGATGATCTCTTTGCCCCGAGCTCGTAGTGTATTCTATCCTCTTTTCAACCTGTTCGCCTCGTTCTCCCGTAGTATCGTGTGTGCGGTTCCGTGGCCGTGTGGTGGCGCCACTCGCATGCCGTACGCGCTACGCGCAGGGTGAACTAGAATAAGAACTATAACTAAACTTCAACTGCAAACACTAAACCTCGCTTCAACTGCAAACACTAAACCTCGACTGCACAGACCAACTTCTATCAACCTAGTAGTAGCGACCGAATTATGATTATGCACCCACAGCACATACTACGATGGAACCCACCCTCCTTTTCGGGTCGAAATCGTGTAGCGAGAAGAGAAGAATTTAAGACCTAGGTATTCCTCTGGTTCGTTTGCATCAACTGGACTCTGGAATCGACACTCCAATCTCGGACCGGTGCCGCTGGCCATGAAACCGCCGAAATTGGCCGTTTGGTGTCTGCGTTCCAGGTGAAATGAGGGGGTATCTGTACGACGTATGTCTGACGAAAACTCACAGACGACGGGTTCGGGTCGAGACGCTGAACCGGACGGACCACACGGGTTCTCGACAGATCTCGTCGGATCTGGTATCACAGAGGAGGAATCGAACCAAGGGTTGTTCGACGATCTACTCAGCGGCGAACCCATCTTCGAGAACAAGGAAGTCCTTAGACCGTCGTACACACCTCACGAGCTCCCCCATCGAAATAATCAGATCAACAAAATGGCGACGATCCTTGTCGCTGCACTTCGAGGTGAAACACCCTCGAATATTCTCATCTACGGGAAGACCGGGACCGGCAAGACTGCGAGTGCAAAGTTCGTCTCGAAGGAACTCGAGAGCACGTCCTCGAAGTACAGCGTCCCCTGTGACGTCGAGTACATCAACTGTGAGGTGACAGACACCCAGTACCGCGTCCTCGCTCAGCTTGCTAACAAGTTCATCGAGGAGAACGAGCGCCGAATTACGGACCGTATTGCTGAACTCGAATCGCACCTCGACGAAATTGACTCGTTACCCTCTGACGCAGCCGATACGTCCGACGCAGAGACACCTCTCTCTGGCGACCTCGATTCACCTCATTCGGCTGGTTCGTCTGAACCGTCTCACGACGGGGAACCATCGGATCGAGGCACTGAGGGTACTGGTACTCCCGGGGAAACTGGGGCCGACGAGACCGGCTTCGAATTCAACGAATCTGCAACACAATCCACTACTTCTAATGCAGACGAATCTCCTTCGAAAGACGACAGATCGGCTAATTATGGGGGCTCCCCAGTAGAAACTGAGGGGGTTGAGAGGGCAGAAAATTCTCCTGATAGCTCGGGCTCCGATCTCACACATCCGCTTGCCTCAACGCCGTTCGATTCACGCGAGGACGTTGAGGCTCGAATCGACGAACTCGAAGCCGACCGGGACTCGTTCGAGGAGGTGCCGATGACCGGGTGGCCGACCGATCGCGTCTACAGCGTCTTTTTCGACGCCGTCGACTACTCGGAGCGTGTCGTCGTTATCATGTTAGACGAGATCGACAAACTCGTCGAAAAAAGCGGTGACGATACACTGTATAACCTCTCTCGGATGAACTCCGAACTCGAGAACTCGCGGGTGTCGATCATCGGTATCTCGAACGACCTGAAGTTCACCGACTTTCTCGATCCGCGTGTCAAATCGAGCCTCGGCGAGGAGGAAATCGTCTTCCCCCCCTACGACGCGAACCAGCTACGGGACATCTTGCAACACCGGTCGGAGGTATCGTTCAAACAGGGTGCCCTCTCGGACGATGTTATTCCACTCTGTGCGGCGTTCGCCGCCCAAGAGCACGGCGACGCCCGCCGAGCGCTCGACCTCCTGCGAACAGCAGGCGAACTCGCCGAACGCTCCCAGTCCGAGACGGTTGTCGAGGAACACGTCAGACAGGCACAGGACAAGATCGAACTCGACCGCGTCGTCGAGGTCGTCCGGACGCTTCCGACACAGAGCAAACTCGTCCTCTTCGCGATCATCCTCCTCGAGAAAAACGGCGTTCACAGCATCAATACCGGCGAGGTGTTCAACATTTACAAGCGCCTCTGTGAGGAGATCAACGCCGACGTCCTCACCCAGCGACGCGTCACCGACCTCATCAGCGAACTTGACATGCTCGGCATCGTCAACGCGGTCGTCGTCTCGAAGGGCCGCTACGGCCGAACAAAGGAGATCAGCCTCTCGGTCCCCCTGGAGGACACCGAGGCCGTATTGATCTCTGACTCCCGACTCAGCGACATCGACGACGTTCAGCCGTTTGTACAGGCACGGTTCGAGAACTAAGACTTTCTAACGGCTAGTCGGCGACAGGAACCAGTCGTCGGTGACCTGTGATCGGAGCCGCTGAACTATACCGCTGCAGTCGAACGCTGCTGTGCAGTCAAACTCTGTTACTGTCGTCACAATTTGTTGCTGCAGTCGAAATAGACAGCTGCAGTCGGGCTGTATTCGACGGAGTAGTACCGGAGTATTCAACCCCGTTGTCCGACTGCGACCGTCGTCGCACCTGCGACACTCGCCGTTCCAACCGACGCAATCCCACTACCGACAACGTGTACGGCTTCTCCACCGAGGAACGGCTCTGTCGCCCCGTTCCACAGTCGATCCTGTTCGAGCAAGCTCTCACCGATGCCGCCGAATACGCTGCCGGTGAGCAGCAGTTCGTCGAACATGAGCCGGACGTATCCGAGATACGGGACTCTCACCATCGCTTTCCCGGTGACCCACTCCGGCCTGACGATACCACTGTCCGTTCCGAAGCCAACCTGATCGTAGCCGCGGTTCGCATCACCCTTCGTCACGAATCCGTCGTACGGAGCCGGACAGGTCGTCACCTGATCACACGTTGCGTCCCCGAGGTAATCGGGGTTCGCCTGCTCGTCGATCCAGTTGTCCCCCTCTTCGACCCAGTAATGTGCCCGGTGTATCACCGGGTTGCCGTCTCCGCCGGGTCTGAAGATGACCACGTCACCGTCTTTCCCGAACTGATTGTGATCGTTCGCGTCCGCGAGCGGGACGATACCCGTTCCTGCAGCCGGCTCGTCGCCGACGAATCGCTCTTCGTCGGCGACGAAGACCATATCTCCGCGGTGCATGTTCGGCTCCATACTTCCGCTTTCGATCGCGACAAGCGGTGGCCATACGCCGCTGATTCCGAACAGTACGAGCCCGATTACGGCCACGATGGCGACGCTTGTGAGCACGTCCCTGACGACGACGACCGTTCCCTCTTCGCTTCGGAAGAACCACCGCAACACGCCGTCGTCTTCGA encodes:
- a CDS encoding excinuclease ABC subunit C, coding for MNADAVRERARSAPQEPGVYQFRADGSTLYVGKAVDLRSRLQSYASPRSARIARMVDRAETVEIAVTDTETQALLLEANLIKRHQPRYNVRLKDDKSYPMVQLTDHEAPRIEVTRDPAESATIFGPYTSKKRVETVVKALRETYGVRGCSNHKYAGRDRPCLDYEMGLCTAPCTHEIDLDEYVADVAAVEGFLEGETGILADPLRQEMEAAAANQEFERAANLRDRLGAVRTFHEGGGEAVQSTGEERTVDVLGVAIEGESATVARLRSEDGKLVERDRHVVEVPTNEDRSQGAVREVLASFLVQYYAERDLPRALLLPEHHGDDEVSEWLEAEGVSARVPGAGREATLVELALKNARRNVGQRDECGALAEALDLDAANRIEGFDVSHAQGTAAVGSNVVFVDGSAETAAYRRKRLDDQNDDYANMRSLVAWRARRALTGRDERPDPDLLLIDGGSGQVSAACDALETEGWDVPIIGLAKAEERVVTPTREVSWASDAPQLHLCQRVRDEAHRFAVQYHQTLRDEVKTVLDDIPGVGPETRNRLLGRFGSVANVREATLEELTTVRGVGEKTAQTLQQRL
- a CDS encoding ORC1-type DNA replication protein, whose amino-acid sequence is MSDENSQTTGSGRDAEPDGPHGFSTDLVGSGITEEESNQGLFDDLLSGEPIFENKEVLRPSYTPHELPHRNNQINKMATILVAALRGETPSNILIYGKTGTGKTASAKFVSKELESTSSKYSVPCDVEYINCEVTDTQYRVLAQLANKFIEENERRITDRIAELESHLDEIDSLPSDAADTSDAETPLSGDLDSPHSAGSSEPSHDGEPSDRGTEGTGTPGETGADETGFEFNESATQSTTSNADESPSKDDRSANYGGSPVETEGVERAENSPDSSGSDLTHPLASTPFDSREDVEARIDELEADRDSFEEVPMTGWPTDRVYSVFFDAVDYSERVVVIMLDEIDKLVEKSGDDTLYNLSRMNSELENSRVSIIGISNDLKFTDFLDPRVKSSLGEEEIVFPPYDANQLRDILQHRSEVSFKQGALSDDVIPLCAAFAAQEHGDARRALDLLRTAGELAERSQSETVVEEHVRQAQDKIELDRVVEVVRTLPTQSKLVLFAIILLEKNGVHSINTGEVFNIYKRLCEEINADVLTQRRVTDLISELDMLGIVNAVVVSKGRYGRTKEISLSVPLEDTEAVLISDSRLSDIDDVQPFVQARFEN
- a CDS encoding S26 family signal peptidase, with amino-acid sequence MGAPGPDDDERDPEPHVPPSRASDSSDDEVTEGPDNEVTDERTTDGKSERLPDDARRTTTSDRQPSADRSGPETNGRSQGERGPASSGRARPSDDRVTIEDDGVLRWFFRSEEGTVVVVRDVLTSVAIVAVIGLVLFGISGVWPPLVAIESGSMEPNMHRGDMVFVADEERFVGDEPAAGTGIVPLADANDHNQFGKDGDVVIFRPGGDGNPVIHRAHYWVEEGDNWIDEQANPDYLGDATCDQVTTCPAPYDGFVTKGDANRGYDQVGFGTDSGIVRPEWVTGKAMVRVPYLGYVRLMFDELLLTGSVFGGIGESLLEQDRLWNGATEPFLGGEAVHVVGSGIASVGTASVAGATTVAVGQRG